A genome region from Jeotgalibacillus aurantiacus includes the following:
- the thrB gene encoding homoserine kinase, with product MSFKPFSVVAPASTANLGPGYDSLGLALPIYQTVKIEPSDSWRVEYVQREHQTLPGDEKNLIIQTVRHVEKKFNKICPFAKLTVESDIPLSRGLGSSAAAISSGISIADQLLDLSLSQEEKIFLACEMEGHPDNVSASIAGGFTVSRYADGNLDTISVPVSGFSVIVLVPHTTLETKEAREVIPKIVEHRGAVMSSAAGNVLVASLLTGQFNKAGRAMMQDEFHEPHRSSFFPDLADIKKTALAEGAFAVTISGAGPSIAVYAENVNARHVASELESKFEDYTIHNLLPSDKGTVLYERNENHLFA from the coding sequence GTGAGCTTTAAGCCCTTTTCAGTCGTTGCACCCGCTTCAACTGCCAATCTCGGACCGGGATATGATTCACTGGGGCTCGCACTGCCCATTTACCAGACAGTAAAAATTGAACCTTCAGACAGCTGGAGAGTGGAATATGTTCAGCGGGAGCATCAGACATTGCCGGGAGATGAAAAAAACCTGATTATACAAACGGTCAGGCACGTTGAGAAAAAATTCAACAAAATCTGTCCCTTTGCTAAGTTAACGGTTGAATCCGATATTCCCCTATCAAGAGGACTTGGAAGCAGTGCAGCAGCCATCAGCTCGGGGATTTCCATTGCCGATCAGCTGCTTGATCTGTCATTGTCCCAGGAGGAGAAAATTTTTCTCGCCTGTGAAATGGAAGGACATCCTGATAACGTTTCTGCAAGTATAGCTGGAGGCTTTACCGTTTCCCGGTACGCAGATGGTAATCTGGATACCATTTCAGTTCCTGTAAGCGGATTCTCAGTCATTGTACTTGTTCCACATACAACGCTTGAGACAAAAGAAGCCAGGGAAGTGATTCCAAAGATAGTGGAGCACCGTGGCGCAGTGATGAGCAGCGCGGCTGGGAATGTCCTGGTGGCCTCTCTTCTGACAGGTCAATTTAATAAAGCCGGGCGGGCCATGATGCAAGATGAGTTTCATGAACCGCACAGAAGCAGTTTTTTCCCGGATCTTGCTGACATTAAAAAAACAGCGCTGGCAGAAGGTGCGTTTGCGGTAACAATCAGCGGTGCGGGGCCTTCCATTGCTGTGTATGCTGAAAATGTGAATGCCCGACACGTTGCCTCAGAGCTTGAAAGTAAATTTGAGGATTATACAATACACAACCTTTTACCAAGTGATAAAGGGACTGTATTATACGAAAGAAATGAAAACCACCTGTTCGCGTAG
- the thrC gene encoding threonine synthase: MRWKGLISTYKEWLPVTDQTPELSLNEGNTPLVHLENLSAEWGINLYVKLEGANPTGSFKDRGMVMAVAKAKEAGSKAIICASTGNTSAAAAAYGARAGLRSIVVIPEGKIALGKLAQARMYGAEIIEIEGNFDEALKIVKQISETEDITLVNSVNPYRLDGQKTAAFEIIDQLEGVPDILALPVGNAGNISAYWKGFTEYQQKNGGERPSLLGAQASGAAPIVHNRIFEKPETIATAIRIGHPASWDLALKALKESNGHILEVTDEEILEAYQLIAKREGIFAEPASCASIAGVIKRLKQGEIEKGSTIAAVLTGNGLKDPETAIKVSDLEPKKMKADFEAIRDELKGGVKL; the protein is encoded by the coding sequence ATGAGATGGAAAGGCTTAATCAGCACATATAAAGAATGGCTTCCAGTTACCGATCAAACACCGGAATTAAGTCTGAACGAAGGCAATACACCTCTTGTACATCTCGAAAATCTTTCTGCAGAATGGGGAATTAACCTTTACGTAAAGCTTGAAGGAGCAAATCCGACCGGATCTTTTAAAGACAGAGGAATGGTGATGGCTGTTGCCAAAGCAAAGGAGGCAGGCAGTAAAGCCATTATCTGTGCATCCACAGGTAACACTTCTGCGGCAGCGGCAGCTTATGGCGCCAGAGCAGGCCTGAGATCCATCGTGGTCATTCCTGAAGGTAAAATTGCCCTTGGAAAGCTTGCACAGGCACGCATGTATGGAGCGGAAATTATTGAAATTGAAGGAAACTTTGACGAGGCGCTGAAAATCGTAAAACAAATCAGTGAAACAGAGGATATCACATTAGTGAATTCTGTTAACCCCTACCGTCTGGATGGACAGAAAACAGCAGCATTTGAAATCATAGACCAACTGGAAGGTGTACCAGATATTTTAGCGCTGCCTGTTGGAAATGCGGGTAATATTTCTGCCTACTGGAAAGGCTTTACTGAATATCAGCAGAAAAACGGTGGCGAGCGGCCATCACTTCTGGGTGCACAGGCTTCAGGTGCCGCCCCTATCGTTCATAACCGTATTTTTGAAAAGCCTGAAACGATTGCAACAGCCATCCGGATTGGTCACCCTGCCAGCTGGGATCTTGCTCTGAAAGCTCTTAAAGAGTCGAATGGACACATTTTAGAGGTGACAGATGAAGAAATTCTGGAAGCTTACCAGCTCATCGCTAAAAGAGAAGGTATCTTTGCGGAACCTGCCTCCTGTGCATCAATCGCCGGCGTCATTAAACGGTTAAAGCAGGGTGAAATAGAGAAAGGCTCGACGATCGCAGCTGTCTTAACCGGTAACGGATTAAAAGATCCGGAGACGGCGATCAAGGTTTCTGACCTCGAACCGAAAAAGATGAAGGCTGATTTTGAAGCCATCCGTGATGAGTTGAAGGGAGGGGTAAAATTGTGA